The Zygotorulaspora mrakii chromosome 4, complete sequence nucleotide sequence CCAATCAAGTATTGCGATTTTCAAGTCCAGGCATTCGAAAACAATGAGGTGCATTTGGCAACGGCTCACCTACCGCGCCCATTAAAAGAGTATTTGACAGGGGCAATGCTGGGCCAAATAGAGTATTTCTCACAAAACCCTACTACACGGTTGATTGAAAAGAGCTACCACTTGCTCTGTGCCGAAATGGAGGTTCTTTTAGATAACATCACGTTTTTGAATGAGTTCCTGCAGGATCAATCAATGAATAACCTTTTCGAGCGAACTGTAGAAAGTTTGCCAAACCTTTATACTTGGAGGTTAACGGAAGCTAGGAAGTTCCAAGACATTATGACAGAAAAAGTggcaaacttttcaaacGTTTCAAAGGTTCAGACTGTatatgaagaaatttcCAAGCTAACCAACGAAGATTTCAAATCcctttcaaatgaaattaaGAGATGTAAGGAGATCTATGAACAATTACAGTATAGCGAACAAAACATAAACATTAATGGATTAAGAGATCATCAGTTGAAGATGCGGATGCAACTGCGAGAAAAGATGTCTCAAGTTTATACAAGACTCGATAACgttgaaaaatcattacAGGTACTAAAGCTATGCACTGTTCAGAAGGATAAATTAGGAggaatttctctttttgaaacattATCAAGAGATCTTTCAGGGCGTCAGAATCTGCTGTCAAACATTGAGCGTTTAAGGGAGGAGCTTCATGATCTGAAGGTAGGTGAGTTATatgtcaaagaaaagaaagagaatgaTACACCACTGATAAAAGGCGAGATGGaaactctttcaattgtAAATGTCGGTCTAAGTCTACACAATAAAAAGGAGCTTGGAAATATCCTAAAATACCGATCTCTCGATATATAAATTCGCCATTTGTATATCCCAACTTTTGTGTTAATAGTTTGGTATCAACACATaaaaaactcttcaaagtgaaaaaagatgtatATACGATACttttattcaatttctaTAATTAAGCTGCTGTCAATTCGGctaaaatctttgaaaactctCTGAAAAGTATATCGTTTTCTTCAGGTGTTCCAACTGTTATACGTAAACATCCCGAGCAGCCTAATTCATTGCCCCTGAACCTGACGACGACCTTGGATTCAGTAGCTAACTTGTAATAAAGTTTCTGTGCGAGCTCATTATCACCATCTTTGATCCTGATCATCAAAAAGTTGGCATCCAATCCACCAACATGTTCATCATCAacgtttttcaaagatgttAATCGCTTCAAAAGGCGAAGTTTCTCTGTATTGATTTTCTTGGCATTGTCTTCCATGGCCTTCAAACTActatcttcaaaagcctTCAAAGCGAATTCAGATGTGcttgaagaaatattatATGGTGCTTTCATTGCGTTTAATACACGCGACATTTCTTTGGACGAAAACGTAATACCCAATCTTATGCCAGCTAATCCAAACGATTTGGATAATGTTTGCAAGACACATATATTTGGATATTTATTGACTAGCGCCGCTGTAGATCCACCGCTGAAGTCAATGTAGGCCTCATCGACAACAACCATTCCTTTATCCCAACTTTGTAACAACTGTTCAATTCTACTGGTTTCAATCTTGGCACCAGTTGGATTTCCAGGGGACGTAAGGAAAacaatttttatcaatgggtccttcttcaaaagatcatGTACAGCATCCGtattcatttgaaatgagTTATCCTCCACTATCAATGGGCATTTAACGACTTCGACATCGTTAATGCTCGAACTGACAGAATACATTGAATATGTGGGTGGAAGAACTAAtattttatcttttccaGGAACACAGCAAGCTCTAATGAGAGCATCGATGCTCTCATCTGACCCAACACCAAAACAAAGGTTCTCAGCCGTTAGTTCTTCCTTGATATTGTCGCAGCTGTTTGTTTTATTACGATATTCAGCTAtagcatttttcaattggatTTGATGTGGATCTGGATAGCGATGCAAAGAAGTATTTAATAGTGCCTGTGGGACTGGACCGTGtgcattttcatttgcatCCAGAAGGATACCCTCTTGGAAATCGTCTCTTGCACATCGGTAAGGTTCTAAGTTGTAAATCTTAGGCCTGACTATATTTTGAAGGTCGAAAGCCATTTTAAATCAATGTTGCAGCTGTTCTAGTTGTTTCTGTGCCTATAGGTATAGCTTTGTTTAATTTCGAGAgctatttttcattttctttatatACAACGGGCGTTATTCAACATGACTCACAAGATAGCTTCCTCGACGTTGTCGTCTTCCCATATAAGGAGGCCGTACGACCAATGTAAAATTTAAACTCTAGCTAAAACTAAGCCAAAAATGAACCTAACTAGAGGCCCTATTGCATCTAAACAAAATCCAGAAAAGAACTAAGGCTGTGCTGAAGAAAGTCAGAAGCATGCCTAAAATCAACATGACGGAGCCTGCAGCACTTCCACTTCTCTAAAGTAATACATCCAAGAGGCCACATTAACTTATCGTAATAGATTTAGGCTTGATTATGCTACACATCTACCTCTCACCCGTCGGCACATTAAACTGCTATTTAATTGCTTAAAgtggaaaaattttcacGAGCATGCCAATAAAAAGCGTTTTTATACTAGAAAGGCACATACCCCGTTTCATTAGAGCAGAATACCCAATTTGAATAGTTCAATTCATTCTTGTTTGTACTCTGTCAATCATTTTCTGCACTTCGTACAACTGATAGCTCAATTTGTTGAGTTCCTGAGTGATAGACACGACTATGTGAGACTTCTCTCCAGAGACTTGTTTAATAGTTCAATCAGAAAGTTCCATCTATTTATTAAATGTGCGACTTTGCACCAATGTTGAATCAAGTATTGACTATCTACTTCCGAATCGAAATGTattcattttatcaaatttctgGTAATACTAGAGACCAGAAGGTAAAATTCCAGTCTATTGAACAGGTGCATACTGTAAAACTGCACAATGGAAGATTTTAACAGGGTTGCAAGTATTTGAATTGTAAATCTCCCGTGAACTATTTAGAAAACCGTGATATTAACCGACAGAGGGAGGTTAATCAAATTTGTCAAGTAACCGACGGACATATTTAGTACTCAAAATATAGCAAATCTTGGAACCTTCTCTTTCGGTACCTTGAGACAAGTTTCGAACATTGTTACGTACTCCATGTCGGCTTCCCCTTTGAGGCCACCTGAGAAGATTCCGTATTCCTGATATATTCCCGTAAGTGACCAGCCCTGTAAAACCTTTCTAATGATACCTACTACGACGCCAACTCTGTGTTTGCCCTTATTCGAGTGAATCAGGATTGGATAATTATCGATGTCAAGAACGAGCTTTAGTACTTCGTTCATACGTTCATCTACAGCTGGATCACGGCACGAGTCCATGAATATGTTGtgaaatttgatattttctgtGGCCAAGAAATCTTGATATTCTTGTGAGAGCTCTTGTTTATCGCCGACGTAAATAATGGTTCGCAGGTGAAGTTGGTCCCTAATAAAGGGAAAGTTTAAGGGCATTGGATACCCTGATCTATATAGAGACACATCAGTACTCACTACTGGAGAAAAGCTTAAGGGTGGAATGTAGTTTGTGGACTCTGGCATCTTTATTGTGCTTTTTGTAGCTTTTTTCGAGGTATTGCGAGGAAAGAGCGATCTGTTTAAATCAGGCCTgcaagaaacaaaaacaacaacTTGTATTCAACAAAGGAACAGCAGGACAAAAGGAGCCACCCTGCTGTATAATATCGAAATATAAAGGGAATCGTGTAGATAGTTTACAAGCGGCATTATTCATGAGATGCATCGGGAACGAGTACGGGTACCTCCAATACCGCAGAGCAGTTTGGCTTGCCCATCTAGTTCAATGCAGAGCTGATACCATAGCATCAGCACATTACCAGAAAAGTTAATCAGTTTGATGCGTGTCGTGAAATCTTTTTATTAGGGTTTTCAATTTATGTTCTTCCACCATGTTGGAACGCATCTGTTCACCATTAAAGGCCAATAATTGGCGCAAATGACAGACCTTATCATATGTGTCATTAAGAAATTGACTACATTTGATTTCCACGCTTTATTCTTGGAAAtccatttttatttattaaCACCATCATGAGGGTGTATCATTGGCCAGTAAAATGTGAAGTTCCTGACATCCTGTCGCTTGGTTTTCATACATCAGTCAAAATTCCTCGGTATACTCAGCGATTCCGATATTAGAAGTCTGATATCTGCCTACTTCTGGCCTGATCAGCACAAGGATCCCATAAAATGAACCTTCCCACCAAAAACTCAAGCCCCGAAGCAGCGACTCTCTCACTGTCGTCATTAGGTTGATCGATATGCACTACTATGTCAATATCACTTGATTAAATTGGCTGGAAAAGGTCTTGTGTAAAGTTAGCTGGCCTAGTTAAATGTGTTGGTGTCACCTGCGCTAGGAATAACATCAGTGTCATATATTCACGTCATCTTATGAGCAACAAATATTTCCGTGCCTCCTTTTGCTCTACTAAGCAAGCCTACTCGAGTCTCAAACAAATAACAGACGTTCCGTAATTTTCTGCAAATTTAAGCCGATTGCAGGAATTCAAAGTAGAATAAAAAGCTCTCTTTTACGTTTTGCTACAGACAAGGGTTCACCAACTATTTCCAGTGTGTCAGTTCCATAGGATATGGTTTTAAATGTTGCTGACAACTCAGATGAGCTCAGCTTTAGTATTATACTatttctgaaatatttcaacGCCGTTCATTGCACCTGATAGGTTAGTTAAGAAGAGTAAGTGTATGGTGAAAAACATGAGAATCGTCTGTGTATGTGATGCTTGTTGGAGTGCTATTATATAGTTCAGGAAACTGAAATGACCGCTCTAACATTCGAATATATGTTCCGGCGGTACGCTGATATACACGTTTCGTAggttttattctttttgattatttctgtttttctttgtttaaTAGTTTCTTTATATAATGCCAAATCGGGCAATGCATCAAAGATTCTTTTTCGGTATTGAGGATTCTAAATATATATCAGCACAATTGTGGGACACAATTACAACAAATGGAATAGAGTCGGTCACTGAAGTCGTGGCATGAAATGTTGTCAATTATGGGTGCCGCAAGAGATTTACCAAGGCTGTCGACTTCTAGAGCGACTTCAGCTGCTACAAGCGCCGTCTCCTCAAGTACAAGGACTTCCAGCTCTTATACGGCAACTGTGACACCACCCTCCCCTTCAGGAAATCCTAATATATTTCATAGTGATAGCAGACCCGATGGAACTGTTTTCATAGCGGTTGGAAGTATTGTGGGAGCGATTATC carries:
- the HIS5 gene encoding histidinol-phosphate transaminase (similar to Saccharomyces cerevisiae HIS5 (YIL116W); ancestral locus Anc_2.252), which translates into the protein MAFDLQNIVRPKIYNLEPYRCARDDFQEGILLDANENAHGPVPQALLNTSLHRYPDPHQIQLKNAIAEYRNKTNSCDNIKEELTAENLCFGVGSDESIDALIRACCVPGKDKILVLPPTYSMYSVSSSINDVEVVKCPLIVEDNSFQMNTDAVHDLLKKDPLIKIVFLTSPGNPTGAKIETSRIEQLLQSWDKGMVVVDEAYIDFSGGSTAALVNKYPNICVLQTLSKSFGLAGIRLGITFSSKEMSRVLNAMKAPYNISSSTSEFALKAFEDSSLKAMEDNAKKINTEKLRLLKRLTSLKNVDDEHVGGLDANFLMIRIKDGDNELAQKLYYKLATESKVVVRFRGNELGCSGCLRITVGTPEENDILFREFSKILAELTAA
- the OCA2 gene encoding Oca2p (similar to Saccharomyces cerevisiae OCA2 (YNL056W); ancestral locus Anc_2.251) is translated as MPESTNYIPPLSFSPVVSTDVSLYRSGYPMPLNFPFIRDQLHLRTIIYVGDKQELSQEYQDFLATENIKFHNIFMDSCRDPAVDERMNEVLKLVLDIDNYPILIHSNKGKHRVGVVVGIIRKVLQGWSLTGIYQEYGIFSGGLKGEADMEYVTMFETCLKVPKEKVPRFAIF